The window GGCCACATAGGTGTAGCCGCCCACGATCGTGGCGCTGCCGCCACTGGTGGTGATCACCACGTCGGCGGCCCCGGCGCTACCCGGAGGGGTGACGATGGACAGTTCCGTGGCGTTGATGACCCCGAACGGCGCGGTAGCTCCGCCGACGGTGACCGACTGGGTGGTGGCGAGGTTGGTGCCGGTGATCGTCACCGCGGTGCCGCCGGAGGTCGGGCCCTCGGAGGGGGTGAGGCTGGTGGCTGTGGGCGGATCCACGTAGGTGTACGAGAACCCGTTGTTGCTGCCGCCGGCGGTGGTGACGGTGACGCTGACCGTCCCGGCCGCGCTGCCCGCCGGGACGACGACGTCGATCAGGCTGTCGGAGACCACGGTCGGCGTCGCGC is drawn from Catenulispora sp. GP43 and contains these coding sequences:
- a CDS encoding IPT/TIG domain-containing protein, which codes for MPISPNQGSTGGGTVVTITGVNLAGATAVRFGTKPGTITANTPTSVTVISPSGAGVVQVTVTTAGGTSNPLSFFYVGAPFKSALSTGSGPTAGGNSVTISGIGLATANDVAFGPNSATPTVVSDSLIDVVVPAGSAAGTVSVTVTTAGGSNNGFSYTYVDPPTATSLTPSEGPTSGGTAVTITGTNLATTQSVTVGGATAPFGVINATELSIVTPPGSAGAADVVITTSGGSATIVGGYTYVAGPGI